The Maylandia zebra isolate NMK-2024a linkage group LG4, Mzebra_GT3a, whole genome shotgun sequence genome includes a window with the following:
- the rprml gene encoding reprimo-like protein: protein MNVSLFNVTQDAMFNGSQSLAGTLATYSGNATDSVVTGDGGGSLVLLQDERKLFVMRVVQIAVLCVLSLTVVFGVFFLGCNLMIKSESMINFLVRDRRPSKDVETVMIGLS, encoded by the coding sequence ATGAATGTTTCCCTCTTCAACGTTACCCAGGACGCAATGTTTAACGGCAGTCAGAGCCTCGCTGGGACACTGGCAACATACTCCGGCAATGCAACCGACAGCGTGGTGACCGGCGACGGCGGAGGGTCCCTGGTACTGCTGCAAGACGAGCGCAAACTCTTCGTGATGCGTGTGGTGCAAATCGCAGTGCTGTGCGTGTTGTCACTCACTGTAGTGTTCGGTGTATTTTTTCTTGGGTGCAACCTGATGATTAAGTCGGAAAGTATGATTAACTTTCTGGTAAGAGACCGGAGACCCTCCAAAGACGTGGAAACTGTTATGATTGGGCTCAGCTAG